One part of the Marinobacter sp. M3C genome encodes these proteins:
- the tagH gene encoding type VI secretion system-associated FHA domain protein TagH — translation MPLSTDELTLTLLNPPVAGTATNFRFGREGGSIGSAGNDSWRLSAHRTGAVSGHAEVRFADDGYCLIDRSGRTYINSASQPIGRGRRARLQRGDTIAIGIYRMRAEFGVAAAELATGPDTENLTEQPLVHSAEAPLLRGQKEQQLAAEPLHTLRAPIQDAVAFDGPPPWSLAGPNVGVNAPAEEQGDGGERRHFQSQKTGLDSRQHIGVAPLLRGLDSNLTLANSDDMTLLLEEAGQTLQAAISGLLALHQSEDSRHQVLRTRLQPIEDNPLRFAADYSSTVHTLFAGQRSPVHLSAPAAVKESLASLEHHQQATRVATSQGLAAILHALSPDALLQRFRGYRRGLQTDEDENTWAWDMYRHYYQELNSSRQQGFERLFQEVFDQAYDQHIRQLQRESLL, via the coding sequence ATGCCCTTATCGACCGATGAATTGACGCTGACATTGCTGAATCCTCCGGTTGCCGGCACCGCCACAAACTTCCGCTTTGGCCGTGAAGGTGGCTCCATTGGTAGCGCCGGCAACGATTCCTGGCGGCTGTCGGCCCATCGCACCGGCGCGGTGTCCGGTCACGCCGAGGTGCGCTTTGCCGACGACGGCTATTGCCTGATTGATCGCAGTGGCCGTACCTATATTAATAGTGCCAGCCAACCGATAGGGCGGGGGCGGCGGGCCCGCTTACAGCGGGGCGATACCATCGCCATCGGTATCTATCGCATGCGCGCCGAATTTGGCGTTGCGGCGGCGGAGTTGGCCACTGGCCCAGATACCGAAAACCTCACAGAGCAGCCTTTAGTGCATAGCGCTGAAGCCCCTTTGCTGCGAGGCCAAAAAGAACAGCAGCTGGCTGCGGAACCTCTACACACATTGAGAGCTCCGATCCAGGATGCCGTTGCTTTTGACGGGCCGCCGCCCTGGTCATTGGCGGGCCCGAATGTTGGCGTAAACGCCCCGGCGGAAGAGCAGGGTGACGGCGGGGAGCGCCGGCATTTTCAATCGCAAAAGACGGGCCTGGACAGCCGCCAGCACATTGGCGTAGCGCCCTTATTACGTGGCCTTGATAGCAATCTGACTCTGGCTAACAGTGATGATATGACGCTGTTGCTGGAGGAAGCCGGACAAACTCTGCAAGCGGCCATTAGCGGGCTGCTGGCGCTGCATCAAAGCGAAGACAGCCGGCACCAGGTGCTGCGCACACGCTTACAGCCTATTGAAGACAACCCTTTGCGATTTGCGGCCGATTATTCGTCGACCGTACACACCCTGTTTGCTGGCCAGCGCAGCCCGGTGCACTTGTCTGCGCCCGCGGCCGTGAAGGAAAGTCTGGCCAGTCTGGAGCACCACCAGCAAGCCACCCGCGTGGCGACCAGCCAGGGCCTGGCAGCCATCCTGCACGCGTTGTCACCTGACGCCCTGCTACAGCGTTTTCGCGGATATCGTCGCGGCCTGCAAACCGATGAAGATGAAAATACTTGGGCCTGGGATATGTACCGGCACTATTACCAAGAGCTGAATTCCAGCCGTCAGCAAGGCTTTGAGCGGTTGTTCCAGGAAGTGTTTGACCAAGCCTACGACCAGCACATACGTCAACTGCAAAGAGAAAGCCTGTTATGA
- the tssJ gene encoding type VI secretion system lipoprotein TssJ, with the protein MSLIARHLLILILGLGLAGCSTPYKVVSKTGKVLWDPDIPVGYAEDLPSRIDLAMVAEQDVNPNEALNPTPIAFQIIELRDSSLLMAADFDQLLSNLESSLGRNYIDHSDYTVVPGEFKFVEPFDVSADTRFIGVIAFYAYPNQSQWKKVVKVDPLGGRYHLLVNLRQREVQLKRAGES; encoded by the coding sequence ATGAGTCTAATCGCGCGCCACCTATTGATTCTAATCCTCGGTCTGGGTTTGGCCGGCTGCAGCACCCCTTACAAAGTGGTCAGCAAAACCGGCAAGGTACTGTGGGACCCGGACATTCCAGTAGGCTACGCCGAAGATCTTCCCAGCCGCATAGATCTGGCGATGGTGGCCGAACAAGACGTGAATCCCAATGAAGCGCTGAACCCGACACCCATTGCGTTTCAGATTATCGAGTTGCGCGATAGCTCGTTGCTGATGGCCGCCGACTTTGATCAGCTGCTGAGCAACCTGGAGTCGTCCCTGGGGCGCAATTACATAGACCACAGTGATTACACCGTGGTGCCGGGCGAATTCAAGTTTGTAGAACCGTTCGATGTTAGCGCCGACACGCGGTTTATCGGCGTTATCGCTTTTTACGCTTATCCCAATCAGTCGCAGTGGAAAAAAGTGGTCAAAGTGGACCCATTGGGCGGGCGCTATCACCTGTTGGTGAACTTGCGCCAACGCGAAGTGCAACTGAAACGCGCGGGTGAATCGTGA
- the tssK gene encoding type VI secretion system baseplate subunit TssK — protein sequence MTSSNRVVWSDGLFIKPQHFQQQQRYLEQQIHQRSLALSRSLYGFSALALNDEYLGFGRISLVHAAGLFADGTCFDLLRDDVMPAPLEITGTSVANQLVYLALPLYSNTQAEICWPEEPAVHSRFQAIRTDIRDLHTAQGDTHSVDLARVTPRLMLASDDLSAYSTLAIGRILEQRANGSLVMDTNFIPTLLDIKAAPRLQRFVEEMAGLMQERARNIADRVGSPGHNGVAEVTDFLLLQLMNRNHPRFLHLSRLPQLHPQTLYEALLELCAELVTFTDQSRLSPSFVPYHHDLPEVCFSQLIQLLRQALSTVLEPQAMAISLQERQFGLTVAPLHDSGLIGSAEFILAVKADMPQDDLRSRFVQQCKVASVEKIRDLISLQLPGIPLVVLPVAPRQLPYHAGYVYFQLDDNSQAWQMLENASGFAFHVAGDFPALEMQFWAIRR from the coding sequence ATGACCAGCAGCAATCGCGTAGTCTGGAGTGATGGGTTGTTTATAAAACCCCAGCACTTTCAGCAGCAACAGCGCTATCTGGAACAGCAGATTCATCAGCGTTCGCTGGCATTGTCTCGGTCACTTTATGGTTTCAGTGCATTGGCGTTGAATGATGAATATCTGGGTTTTGGCCGGATTTCCTTGGTCCATGCGGCCGGATTGTTTGCCGACGGCACCTGCTTTGATTTGCTTCGCGACGATGTGATGCCGGCGCCGCTGGAAATTACAGGCACCTCAGTGGCCAATCAGCTGGTGTACCTGGCACTGCCGCTGTATAGCAACACCCAAGCTGAAATTTGCTGGCCGGAAGAGCCCGCGGTGCACTCGCGCTTCCAGGCAATTCGCACAGATATCCGCGATCTGCACACCGCTCAGGGCGACACCCACAGTGTTGATCTAGCGCGGGTAACGCCAAGATTGATGCTGGCAAGTGACGACCTTAGCGCCTACAGCACGCTGGCCATTGGCCGCATTCTGGAACAACGAGCGAACGGCAGCCTGGTGATGGATACGAATTTTATTCCTACGCTGCTAGACATAAAGGCTGCACCGCGGCTGCAACGGTTTGTGGAGGAAATGGCCGGGCTGATGCAAGAACGTGCGCGTAATATCGCCGATCGTGTGGGGTCCCCTGGACACAACGGCGTGGCCGAAGTCACAGACTTTTTGTTGCTGCAGCTGATGAACCGCAACCACCCGCGCTTTCTGCACCTGTCACGGTTGCCGCAGCTGCACCCACAAACTCTTTATGAAGCACTGCTAGAACTGTGTGCAGAACTGGTGACCTTCACCGATCAGAGCCGGCTGTCACCGTCGTTTGTGCCCTATCACCACGATTTGCCGGAAGTCTGTTTCAGCCAGCTTATACAGCTGCTGCGCCAGGCCCTGAGCACGGTATTGGAGCCTCAAGCCATGGCTATTAGTCTTCAGGAGCGTCAGTTCGGGCTGACGGTAGCTCCGCTGCACGATTCCGGCCTGATCGGCAGCGCCGAGTTCATTCTGGCGGTAAAAGCTGATATGCCCCAAGACGATCTGCGCAGTCGCTTTGTGCAGCAGTGCAAAGTGGCTTCAGTGGAAAAAATTCGTGATTTGATCAGTTTGCAGCTGCCGGGCATTCCATTGGTGGTGTTGCCGGTGGCGCCGCGTCAGCTGCCGTATCATGCCGGTTATGTGTACTTTCAGCTAGACGACAACAGTCAGGCCTGGCAAATGCTGGAAAACGCCAGCGGTTTTGCTTTTCACGTGGCCGGTGATTTCCCCGCGCTGGAAATGCAGTTCTGGGCTATCCGGAGATAA
- the icmH gene encoding type IVB secretion system protein IcmH/DotU: MDNEMHGNAFSLRGLEPNPLIDAAAPLLGLVIRIRRLADYSSVESLYQQVWDDIIAIERELVVQGYEHSALVSYRYVLCAFIDEAMLGTHWGAHSVWSQQSLLSRFHNETWGGEKVFGILARMEQEPERYKDMLAFIYLCLCLGFEGRYKVMTNGRDEYNSIVRGLGQQLATLNGDAAFAPLADALKNRVPARSHYGNRWPLAGIALALVLALGGIFHLYSNALDERVAQVHELLEQLPR; this comes from the coding sequence ATGGATAACGAAATGCACGGCAATGCCTTCAGTCTGCGTGGGCTGGAGCCGAACCCGCTGATTGACGCTGCGGCGCCATTGCTGGGGCTGGTGATACGGATTCGCCGGTTGGCAGACTATTCGTCGGTTGAAAGCCTTTACCAACAGGTGTGGGACGACATTATAGCTATTGAGCGCGAGTTGGTGGTGCAGGGTTACGAACACTCGGCGTTAGTGTCGTACCGCTACGTACTCTGCGCCTTTATTGACGAGGCCATGCTGGGGACGCATTGGGGTGCCCACAGCGTATGGTCGCAGCAGTCGCTGCTGTCGCGCTTCCATAACGAAACCTGGGGCGGCGAAAAAGTGTTTGGTATTTTGGCGCGGATGGAGCAGGAACCGGAGCGCTACAAGGACATGCTGGCGTTTATCTATCTATGCTTGTGCCTGGGGTTCGAGGGCCGTTACAAAGTAATGACTAACGGCCGCGACGAATACAACAGCATTGTGCGCGGTCTGGGCCAGCAACTGGCCACTCTTAATGGCGACGCGGCTTTTGCGCCGCTGGCTGACGCGCTGAAAAATCGTGTGCCGGCCCGCAGTCATTATGGCAATCGCTGGCCGCTGGCGGGTATTGCGCTGGCTTTAGTGCTCGCTTTGGGCGGCATCTTTCACCTGTACAGCAACGCTCTGGATGAGCGTGTAGCGCAGGTACATGAATTATTGGAACAACTACCACGATAA
- the tssH gene encoding type VI secretion system ATPase TssH: MIRVELPALIGRLNEVCRQALEASAALCISRQGTEITPAHLLFQLLDQPLCDVRQILQQANIGYSPLQQQLGDSLAGSVQNAEPYPAFSPLLIELLQDAWLLASVELGQQQLRSGAITLALLLNPQRYLPAQVCDTLAPINREQLRRQFEACTRGSAEQPTIAQQGSAADSRQVSVDDGPLQRYAQDFTALARQKKLDPVLCRDREIDQIIDILCRRRKNNPMVVGDAGVGKSAVVEGLALRIAQGEVPERLRKVALWGLDLGALQAGASVKGEFEKRLKSVIDTVKNSATPIILFIDEAHTLIGAGNSEGGSDAANLLKPALARGELSTIGATTWREYKKYFEKDPALSRRFQPVALDEPSPQQAVHILRGLRPVYEKAHQILIADSALQAAAELSARYLAGRQLPDKAIDVLDTACARVSLNLTTPPRQLSHIHSEVAQLALEQELLQRDQQLGQATDSARQIELDELLASLQVAASELEQRWQAQRKLVERLIKVQEQLLAGDSELAAEAGTIEQQLAQLQADEPLVYARVDERQIAAVIADWTGIPVNRMSRDELEKITHLPAYLFAHIKGQDSAIAAIHQHLLTARADLRRPGRPMGAFLLAGPSGVGKTETVIQLAELLYGGRQFLTTINMSEYQEKHTVSRLIGSPPGYVGFGEGGLLTEAMRQKPYSVVLLDEVEKAHPDVLNLFYQAFDKGEMADGEGRLIDCSNIVFFLTSNLGHQTIVQNADEPQALIAAIYPELAAFFKPALLARMQVVPYLPLNDSTLDCIVVDKLERLAKQIGQRYQAEVVLDGNLAGAIRERALHSENGARMLEAVIEGELLPKVSLALLEKLARREPVARVTLSVGENGFSGTVA; the protein is encoded by the coding sequence GTGATTCGGGTTGAACTGCCGGCGTTAATCGGACGCCTCAACGAAGTGTGCCGTCAGGCGTTGGAAGCCTCTGCGGCTTTGTGTATCAGCCGTCAGGGTACGGAAATAACGCCTGCCCATTTGCTGTTCCAATTACTGGATCAGCCCCTGTGCGATGTTCGACAGATTCTTCAGCAGGCTAATATCGGGTATTCGCCGTTGCAGCAGCAACTGGGTGACAGCCTGGCCGGCAGCGTACAAAACGCCGAGCCTTACCCAGCCTTTTCACCGCTGCTGATTGAACTACTGCAAGACGCCTGGCTGCTGGCGTCGGTCGAATTGGGGCAGCAACAGTTGCGCTCTGGAGCCATTACGCTGGCGCTGCTGCTGAATCCGCAGCGCTATCTGCCAGCACAGGTATGCGACACCCTTGCGCCGATCAACCGCGAGCAGCTGCGGCGCCAGTTTGAAGCCTGCACCCGTGGCTCGGCAGAACAGCCGACTATTGCGCAGCAGGGCTCCGCCGCCGATAGCCGCCAGGTCAGCGTTGATGATGGCCCGTTGCAGCGTTACGCCCAAGACTTCACCGCGCTGGCACGGCAGAAAAAGCTGGACCCGGTGTTGTGCCGCGATCGGGAAATCGACCAGATCATCGACATTTTGTGCCGTCGGCGCAAAAACAACCCCATGGTTGTGGGCGATGCCGGCGTTGGTAAAAGTGCGGTAGTGGAAGGCTTGGCGCTGCGCATCGCCCAGGGTGAAGTGCCGGAACGCCTGCGCAAAGTGGCGCTATGGGGGCTAGACTTGGGGGCCCTGCAGGCCGGGGCGTCGGTGAAAGGCGAATTCGAAAAGCGTCTGAAAAGCGTGATTGATACCGTCAAAAACTCCGCAACGCCGATCATTCTGTTCATCGACGAAGCCCATACCCTGATCGGCGCCGGTAACAGCGAGGGCGGATCAGACGCTGCTAATTTGCTAAAACCGGCTCTGGCCCGTGGTGAACTGAGCACCATCGGCGCCACCACGTGGCGCGAGTATAAAAAGTATTTTGAGAAAGACCCGGCGCTGAGCCGTCGTTTTCAACCGGTTGCTTTGGATGAGCCCAGCCCGCAACAGGCGGTGCACATACTGCGCGGCTTGCGACCGGTTTACGAAAAAGCCCATCAGATCTTGATTGCTGACAGCGCACTGCAGGCCGCGGCTGAATTGTCTGCGCGCTATCTTGCCGGGCGCCAGTTGCCTGACAAAGCCATTGATGTACTGGATACCGCTTGCGCCCGGGTCAGCCTGAATTTGACCACGCCGCCGCGCCAGCTTAGCCACATCCACAGCGAGGTTGCGCAGCTGGCTTTGGAGCAGGAATTACTGCAGCGCGACCAGCAACTGGGGCAGGCAACAGACAGCGCACGGCAAATAGAACTCGACGAATTGTTAGCGTCATTGCAGGTCGCCGCAAGCGAGCTGGAACAGCGTTGGCAAGCCCAGCGTAAGCTGGTCGAGCGGCTGATTAAGGTGCAAGAACAGCTACTGGCTGGCGATTCCGAATTGGCCGCAGAAGCCGGCACTATTGAGCAGCAGCTTGCGCAGCTGCAGGCCGACGAGCCGTTGGTGTACGCGCGGGTAGACGAACGTCAGATTGCCGCGGTCATCGCCGACTGGACCGGTATTCCGGTCAACCGTATGAGCCGCGACGAGCTGGAGAAAATCACCCACCTGCCGGCGTATCTGTTCGCCCACATCAAAGGTCAGGATAGCGCCATTGCCGCAATCCATCAGCATTTACTGACCGCCCGCGCGGATCTGCGCCGCCCCGGCAGGCCAATGGGCGCTTTCCTGCTGGCGGGCCCGAGTGGTGTGGGCAAAACGGAAACCGTGATTCAGTTAGCCGAGCTGCTCTACGGTGGCCGACAGTTTTTGACCACCATCAATATGTCCGAGTATCAGGAAAAGCACACCGTATCGCGCCTGATTGGCTCGCCCCCAGGCTACGTAGGCTTTGGCGAAGGCGGTTTACTCACCGAGGCAATGCGCCAAAAACCCTATTCGGTGGTGCTGCTGGATGAAGTGGAAAAAGCCCATCCAGATGTTCTGAACCTTTTCTACCAGGCCTTCGACAAAGGGGAAATGGCGGATGGCGAAGGCCGGTTGATCGATTGCAGCAATATTGTGTTCTTCCTGACCTCAAATCTTGGCCACCAGACCATTGTGCAAAACGCCGATGAGCCGCAAGCACTCATCGCAGCGATTTACCCGGAGCTGGCCGCTTTCTTCAAGCCGGCGCTGTTGGCGCGTATGCAGGTAGTGCCTTACCTGCCGCTGAACGACAGCACTCTCGACTGCATCGTTGTGGACAAACTGGAGCGACTGGCCAAGCAGATCGGCCAGCGCTACCAGGCCGAGGTGGTGCTGGATGGTAATCTTGCTGGCGCCATCCGCGAGCGCGCTCTGCACAGTGAAAATGGCGCCCGCATGCTCGAGGCCGTTATTGAGGGCGAACTGCTGCCGAAAGTGTCACTGGCCCTACTGGAAAAACTGGCGCGGCGGGAACCGGTTGCGCGGGTCACCCTGAGCGTCGGCGAAAACGGATTCAGTGGCACGGTTGCCTGA
- a CDS encoding sigma-54-dependent Fis family transcriptional regulator, with protein MGQMQTELHTGIDLALALIGQKNLPDLLRTATSQMQRTFGLERCWALELDLSGRTLHCSALVDQQSSQGASEFVCDDFSHPFAHLLQSGRPCALSRVAGYRLEHPGFQALTDLSGRPESMWLEPFFGSDGRTLGVLVLCSDQPEWARVTEQALYRSLRQIISHQWVSVLRNHDQIWQRRLLKRSLDHLQGAQLLRQRAKRLAAVLVGHSQQMDELRLQTVRAASSQLAVLVQAETGCGKDVVAQAVHEFSARAKGPMVVVNCAAIPDTLLESQLFGHTKGAFSGADRAQEGLLTQARGGTLFLDEIGDMPLTLQAKLLRVLESGQFRPLGAQQEQHSDFRLVAATHQPLQQAINDGRFRRDLFYRLNQFPLRIEPLRQRPDDLEALTRHFIRAYCEREGAGPQGISSRGLRRLKHYDFPGNVRELRNVIELACLQTPLGDDIQPDVIRLDDPFNDGSYNSGAAPLVSDQCAQRSDNLDREFLAGLPPLAQVQDLKAAAQAFEAALIRQRLQQYHGNRSQAAQSLGLPKRTLAHKCLKYEVMHP; from the coding sequence ATGGGACAGATGCAGACGGAACTGCACACCGGTATCGACTTGGCGCTGGCGCTGATTGGGCAAAAAAATCTGCCGGACTTGCTGCGCACGGCCACTAGCCAGATGCAAAGAACCTTTGGCCTGGAGCGCTGCTGGGCGCTAGAGCTGGACTTAAGCGGCCGCACTCTGCATTGCAGCGCGCTGGTCGATCAACAATCTTCGCAAGGCGCCAGCGAATTTGTCTGTGATGATTTCAGCCACCCATTTGCTCATTTGTTACAAAGCGGTCGCCCCTGCGCGTTGTCGCGGGTTGCTGGTTATCGCTTGGAACATCCGGGTTTTCAGGCGTTGACTGATCTCAGTGGCCGGCCTGAATCCATGTGGTTGGAACCTTTTTTTGGCAGTGACGGACGCACGTTGGGCGTGTTGGTGCTGTGCAGTGACCAGCCGGAGTGGGCGAGGGTGACCGAGCAGGCGCTCTACCGCAGCCTGCGCCAGATTATCAGCCATCAATGGGTCAGTGTGTTGCGTAACCATGATCAGATTTGGCAGCGCCGGCTGCTTAAACGTTCGTTGGATCATCTGCAGGGTGCGCAATTGCTGCGCCAGCGGGCCAAAAGACTGGCGGCCGTGCTGGTGGGTCATTCGCAGCAGATGGACGAGTTGCGCCTGCAAACCGTGCGTGCTGCGAGCAGCCAGCTGGCGGTGTTGGTACAGGCAGAAACCGGTTGTGGCAAAGATGTCGTGGCGCAGGCGGTGCACGAATTTTCGGCTCGAGCCAAAGGACCGATGGTAGTGGTGAATTGCGCCGCCATTCCCGATACCTTGCTGGAAAGTCAGCTTTTTGGTCATACCAAAGGCGCTTTTTCCGGGGCGGATCGAGCCCAGGAAGGGCTGCTGACGCAGGCCCGCGGTGGCACGCTGTTTCTTGATGAAATTGGAGATATGCCGTTGACCTTGCAGGCCAAACTCCTGCGGGTACTGGAAAGCGGACAGTTCCGGCCCCTGGGAGCGCAACAGGAACAGCATTCGGATTTTCGTTTGGTGGCGGCGACCCATCAGCCGTTGCAGCAGGCCATTAATGACGGTCGCTTTCGCCGCGATCTGTTTTACCGTCTGAACCAGTTTCCACTGCGGATTGAACCATTGCGTCAGCGCCCCGACGATCTGGAAGCTTTGACCCGCCATTTCATTCGTGCCTACTGCGAGCGTGAAGGTGCCGGCCCTCAGGGCATCAGTAGCCGTGGATTGCGGCGGCTGAAACACTATGATTTTCCCGGCAACGTGCGTGAATTACGCAATGTGATCGAGCTGGCCTGTCTGCAGACCCCACTCGGTGATGATATTCAGCCTGACGTTATTCGTCTGGATGACCCATTTAATGATGGCTCCTATAACAGCGGCGCTGCCCCGCTAGTCAGCGATCAGTGTGCTCAGCGCAGCGACAACCTTGATCGTGAATTTCTGGCGGGCCTGCCGCCACTGGCTCAGGTGCAAGACCTGAAGGCCGCTGCTCAGGCCTTTGAAGCGGCACTGATTCGTCAGCGTTTGCAGCAGTACCACGGCAACCGCAGCCAGGCAGCACAGAGCCTGGGATTGCCAAAGCGAACACTTGCGCATAAATGCCTGAAATATGAAGTGATGCACCCATGA
- the vasI gene encoding type VI secretion system-associated protein VasI, which translates to MILAIKKAAAHYQKCCRWALAGLFLLPAAPAYSGLMEQARECTGEPRRLQRLACFDGVFATPLAVQSAHEEPQLPNSERWRQAYAQAAGDNRDGWVYHDSGMAAGLLLTLPALGATLPRPLMVLQCHNNITELALMLPQPLGQDRVRVNINGDPSLWRLRDDGYMLSAGRGLPSIALAKTLALMPQVRVQANVSSIDGLVFDLAGFSSAIKPLRNACGW; encoded by the coding sequence ATGATTCTCGCCATCAAAAAAGCGGCTGCGCACTATCAGAAATGCTGTCGCTGGGCGTTGGCTGGCCTTTTTTTGCTGCCCGCTGCGCCCGCCTACAGCGGGCTAATGGAGCAGGCACGGGAGTGTACCGGTGAGCCTAGGCGCTTGCAGCGCCTGGCGTGTTTTGATGGGGTTTTCGCCACGCCGCTGGCGGTTCAGAGTGCCCACGAGGAGCCCCAACTACCGAACTCAGAACGTTGGCGCCAGGCCTATGCTCAAGCGGCTGGCGATAACCGTGACGGCTGGGTTTATCACGACAGTGGCATGGCCGCTGGTTTGCTGCTTACGTTGCCGGCTCTGGGTGCCACGCTGCCACGGCCTTTAATGGTACTGCAATGCCATAACAATATTACCGAGTTGGCGCTGATGTTGCCGCAGCCGTTAGGTCAGGATCGGGTCCGGGTGAACATCAACGGTGACCCGTCACTGTGGCGCCTGCGCGACGACGGCTACATGCTCAGCGCCGGCCGTGGGCTGCCGTCCATAGCGCTGGCTAAAACGCTGGCGCTCATGCCGCAAGTGCGAGTGCAGGCTAATGTCAGCTCAATCGATGGCCTGGTGTTTGATCTGGCGGGCTTTTCCAGCGCCATCAAACCGCTGCGCAACGCCTGCGGCTGGTGA
- the tssA gene encoding type VI secretion system protein TssA — translation MQAIEQHPYVDLVLGTLDQGAGPEFGECLEDDPALDFLDQELMKMGSLAHTTIDWPKVEREALSILSDRSKDLKVFGFLLLCLLRGGGGERFALALWLLAGVLDSWWAQAWPHPGVKGERARQMLFKQMLQRAAKHVDALSFDASQGDGQAFCQAALSRILTLLPAQQLPAEPVKSLQQTLARLPTDFAPSKTIRSTNKNEGKSAEHPLADSAKPATASLVIVPDSLTLDPNNERATRQSLLKVAELLTTTDVANPLGYQLRRHALWFSISGAPPTRDGVRTELAAISADRVADYQDALAKAANGEVWQRIEQSVAASPFWLDGHWLSARAAQTLGHSRCAEAIRGALAAFVERLPTLQHLTFSDGTEFLCAEAMLWLQAPQTGSTSTPAAANPWNQAYQQACERLADCGLAAAMQILEDGLLSAREPRERFYWRLASNRLLQHSGLITLAQQQQQDLRQQLQGRTLETWEPSLLKQFEPPA, via the coding sequence ATGCAAGCCATTGAGCAACATCCTTATGTAGACCTGGTATTAGGAACGCTCGACCAAGGAGCCGGGCCCGAATTTGGCGAGTGCCTGGAAGACGATCCGGCGCTTGATTTTCTGGACCAGGAATTAATGAAAATGGGCTCGCTGGCACACACCACTATTGATTGGCCCAAGGTAGAGCGGGAAGCGCTCAGTATTCTTTCAGACCGCAGTAAAGATCTGAAAGTATTCGGCTTTCTTTTGTTGTGTCTGCTCAGAGGTGGCGGCGGTGAACGCTTCGCTCTGGCGTTGTGGCTACTCGCCGGCGTGTTGGACAGTTGGTGGGCGCAAGCCTGGCCCCACCCCGGGGTCAAGGGAGAGCGGGCCCGGCAGATGCTGTTCAAACAGATGTTGCAGCGGGCAGCGAAGCATGTCGATGCTCTGAGTTTTGACGCCAGCCAGGGCGATGGGCAAGCATTCTGCCAGGCAGCTCTGTCGCGAATTCTAACGTTGCTGCCTGCGCAACAGCTGCCCGCTGAACCGGTAAAAAGTTTACAACAGACACTGGCCAGACTGCCCACCGATTTTGCGCCGTCGAAAACAATCCGCTCGACCAATAAAAACGAGGGCAAGAGCGCAGAACATCCGCTTGCAGATTCTGCCAAACCAGCAACAGCGAGCTTGGTGATTGTCCCTGATTCGCTCACTCTGGACCCAAACAACGAACGTGCTACCCGCCAGAGCCTGCTGAAAGTTGCAGAACTGCTCACCACCACAGACGTGGCCAACCCTCTGGGTTACCAACTGCGCCGCCATGCGCTCTGGTTTAGCATCAGCGGCGCACCGCCAACACGCGACGGTGTACGCACTGAGCTCGCAGCGATCAGTGCGGACCGGGTGGCCGACTACCAGGATGCCTTGGCGAAGGCAGCAAACGGAGAGGTTTGGCAGCGTATCGAGCAAAGCGTAGCCGCAAGTCCGTTCTGGCTTGACGGCCACTGGCTTAGTGCGCGAGCGGCGCAGACATTAGGCCATAGCCGATGTGCTGAAGCGATTCGTGGGGCGTTGGCCGCTTTTGTGGAACGCCTGCCGACCCTGCAACACCTGACTTTCAGCGACGGTACCGAGTTTTTATGCGCGGAGGCCATGCTCTGGCTGCAGGCACCACAGACGGGCAGCACATCAACGCCTGCTGCTGCCAACCCGTGGAACCAGGCTTATCAACAGGCTTGTGAGCGGCTGGCCGACTGCGGTTTGGCCGCCGCCATGCAGATTTTGGAGGACGGCTTGCTGAGTGCTCGCGAACCCCGTGAACGCTTTTATTGGCGCCTGGCGTCTAACCGTCTACTTCAACACAGTGGGCTGATAACTCTGGCGCAGCAACAACAGCAGGACTTACGACAGCAGCTGCAGGGCCGGACACTGGAAACCTGGGAACCGAGTTTACTGAAACAGTTTGAACCGCCAGCCTGA